One genomic segment of Rubeoparvulum massiliense includes these proteins:
- a CDS encoding SLC13 family permease: protein MHDQMILVFIIIIIMVVLFMSNRLRADFVALSALVTLILTGIITPQEALAGFSNTAVIMIAALFVVGAGIFRTGLAKAIGQKIIQLGGQNERRLLVIVMLVVASFSAFMSNTGTVAVLMPIMVSLAMGIGRAPGRFLLPMAFASSLGGVLTLIGTPPNLIVNQTLQQFGYERLGFFDFTPVALAGVIVGIFYMATIGQRLLPHGSKSKRALEKPSEEQSRSSAHTYLQLSAFIHVAKVLPTSSILNQELHELQMTQRFDLTILEIMGKSQNGKIITNTYDKLAGPHTVLQPGDLLYIFGNPMQFQLFVETFGLKAMDRESQQLGEQNHLIHLVNKQFGIAEVILVPSSTFIHHSLKETRFRERYQLNVLAINRRGEYLTHKVGDESLRFGDTLLVQGSWESLETLQADQHQFVVVGRPSELASTAKASGKAPIAALIMIAMLIVMTLEIIAPVTAVIIAALAMIITGCLRNMDEAYGSINWESVILIAAMLPIATALDKTGGVQFVAQWLIQVIGSYGPFAVLAGFYLLTTLFSQFISNTATAVIFAPVALTTAVQMGVSPYPFLLCVSLAASMAFSTPVASPPNAMVMTAGGYRFTDYMKVGIPLQLILAVVTIFILPFFFPF from the coding sequence TTGCACGATCAGATGATCCTTGTTTTTATTATCATAATCATCATGGTTGTTCTCTTTATGAGTAACCGACTACGGGCAGATTTTGTTGCCTTATCTGCCCTCGTGACGTTGATCCTAACAGGTATTATAACTCCACAAGAAGCGCTCGCAGGCTTTTCCAACACGGCAGTCATCATGATTGCCGCCCTTTTTGTAGTAGGGGCAGGCATTTTCCGTACTGGTCTCGCCAAAGCCATCGGTCAAAAGATCATTCAATTAGGCGGGCAGAATGAACGCCGCTTATTAGTGATTGTGATGCTGGTTGTGGCTTCCTTCAGTGCGTTTATGAGCAATACAGGAACGGTTGCTGTTTTGATGCCTATCATGGTGAGCCTTGCCATGGGAATTGGTAGGGCACCAGGTCGTTTTTTACTCCCTATGGCCTTTGCCAGTAGTTTAGGTGGTGTTCTTACTCTAATCGGCACCCCTCCCAACCTGATTGTCAATCAGACGTTACAGCAGTTTGGTTATGAACGGCTTGGCTTCTTTGACTTTACTCCTGTGGCCTTAGCTGGGGTAATCGTGGGGATCTTCTATATGGCTACCATTGGTCAGCGCCTACTTCCCCATGGATCGAAGAGTAAGCGTGCTCTGGAGAAGCCCTCAGAGGAACAAAGTAGGTCCTCTGCTCATACCTATCTACAACTCTCAGCGTTTATCCATGTGGCTAAGGTGCTTCCTACCTCCTCGATTCTTAATCAAGAATTGCACGAATTACAGATGACCCAGCGTTTTGATCTCACCATTCTCGAGATTATGGGGAAGAGCCAGAATGGTAAGATTATTACTAATACCTATGATAAATTGGCTGGACCCCATACGGTTTTACAGCCTGGTGATCTGCTATATATCTTCGGCAATCCCATGCAGTTCCAGCTTTTTGTTGAAACCTTTGGTTTGAAGGCGATGGACAGAGAAAGTCAGCAGTTAGGTGAGCAGAATCATCTCATCCATCTGGTAAATAAGCAATTCGGGATTGCAGAAGTGATCCTGGTGCCTTCATCAACCTTTATTCATCATTCGCTCAAGGAGACCCGATTTCGCGAACGCTATCAGTTAAATGTTCTTGCCATCAATCGGCGTGGGGAGTATCTAACCCATAAGGTGGGTGATGAGTCCTTGCGCTTTGGGGATACCCTCCTCGTGCAGGGAAGCTGGGAATCCTTAGAGACCTTGCAGGCAGATCAACATCAGTTCGTGGTGGTAGGTAGACCTTCCGAGTTAGCTAGTACAGCCAAGGCGAGTGGTAAAGCCCCCATCGCTGCTTTAATTATGATCGCCATGTTAATCGTCATGACATTAGAAATTATTGCACCTGTTACGGCAGTAATCATCGCTGCACTAGCCATGATCATTACTGGTTGCTTACGTAATATGGATGAAGCATACGGAAGTATTAACTGGGAGTCGGTTATCCTAATCGCTGCGATGCTACCCATTGCCACAGCATTAGATAAAACAGGAGGCGTTCAGTTTGTGGCCCAATGGTTGATCCAAGTCATAGGAAGCTACGGCCCATTCGCGGTATTAGCTGGCTTTTATCTGTTAACCACACTCTTCAGTCAATTCATTAGCAATACAGCTACTGCAGTCATCTTTGCTCCTGTTGCCCTGACCACTGCGGTGCAGATGGGAGTAAGTCCATATCCTTTCTTGTTGTGCGTCTCATTGGCAGCAAGCATGGCTTTTTCGACCCCCGTGGCCTCACCCCCCAATGCTATGGTAATGACCGCTGGTGGGTATCGCTTTACCGATTACATGAAGGTGGGTATCCCATTACAGCTAATCCTAGCTGTTGTTACCATCTTCATTCTGCCATTCTTTTTTCCATTCTAA
- a CDS encoding insulinase family protein — protein sequence MSTEANQLQGFILLSANQVEEIHSYVRHFIHEKSGAQLLHISNDDDNKVFSITFRTPPSNDTGLPHILEHSVLCGSRKYPVKEPFVELMKGSLNTFLNAMTFPDKTMYPVASRNEKDFFHLMDVYLDAVFFPQLLENPEILMQEGWHYDMTDPKDELTYKGVVYNEMKGAFSAPESILFRNIQNSLFPDTPYRYESGGDPRAIPQLTQEEFVAFHRRYYHPSNSFIILYGNGDLNEQLQYLDQNYLSQFDRIEVDSEITEQAAFKAPGKKVIDYPLSSDEDEQEKTLMSLNFVAGKATDPEQYLALQILEYLLLEMESSPLKRALIQADLGKDVFGSVDTSILQPVLSIVLKNTEEERAEQFQDVVFTTLRQLVKNGIDQRLIEAALNPFEFQLREADFKQYPKGLVYSLQVLDSWLYGGDPLAHLAYEPTLKKLKDGLGYRYFEQLIERVFLQNSHHSLLIVRPKKGLGEARNQELRAELAKRKAAMSQEEITRLIAETKKLQERQQTPDDPEALAKIPMVELKDVKREVEALAVHELKWQGNQVLYHSDMTNSILYLNFYFRCDQISAEAIPYLGLLTQVFGKMATERYSVEELSTETNLQTGRLDFNVQTFGQSGDATQFTPYFVIKTSVLKEKLPRLLELLDQILLHTKMSDERRLQEIIRETKSRIEMRIFDQGHRVVLGRLLSYYSPLGAYQEKVKGIEFYRFLLKLEREFSNHAKELTQQLAQVAEQLINRNQLLIQLTCEEQNLQEVESLVSQFTAGIHATPVTVQQNVALADVKNEGIMTAGDVQYVAKGFNFLKAGYSYQGQLLVLRSIMSTDYLWSRVRVQGGAYGAFLHLDRHGNFGFASYRDPNLSRTLKVYDEAAAYLRDFRIEDREMTKLILGTISRLDTPLTPSLKGDEIMDRYLRGISLEELQQEREQVLNTTQEEIRNLAPLVEKVLADAPYCVLGNRETIEEEGELFQQTFQLFA from the coding sequence ATGTCCACTGAAGCCAATCAATTGCAAGGGTTTATACTGCTTAGCGCTAATCAAGTAGAGGAGATTCATTCCTATGTTCGCCACTTCATTCACGAAAAAAGTGGAGCACAGCTGCTACATATTAGCAATGATGATGACAATAAAGTGTTCTCCATCACATTTCGGACACCACCTAGTAATGATACAGGTTTACCCCATATTTTAGAGCACTCTGTCCTGTGTGGCTCAAGAAAGTATCCTGTAAAGGAGCCTTTCGTTGAGCTGATGAAGGGCTCGCTGAACACCTTCTTGAATGCCATGACCTTTCCAGATAAGACCATGTATCCTGTGGCTAGCAGGAACGAGAAGGATTTCTTTCATTTGATGGATGTATATCTGGATGCCGTCTTCTTCCCCCAGCTCCTTGAGAACCCAGAGATCCTTATGCAAGAGGGCTGGCACTATGATATGACAGATCCTAAGGATGAATTAACGTATAAGGGTGTTGTCTACAACGAGATGAAGGGCGCGTTTTCTGCACCGGAGTCCATTCTGTTCCGGAATATTCAAAATTCCCTCTTTCCAGACACTCCTTATCGTTATGAATCTGGTGGAGATCCACGAGCCATCCCACAATTAACTCAGGAGGAGTTCGTCGCTTTCCATCGTCGTTACTACCATCCTTCCAACAGCTTTATCATTCTCTATGGTAATGGCGATCTCAATGAGCAATTGCAGTACCTAGATCAAAACTACCTCTCTCAATTCGATCGGATTGAAGTGGACTCTGAAATTACTGAACAAGCAGCTTTCAAGGCACCAGGTAAGAAGGTAATCGATTATCCCCTTTCTTCTGACGAAGATGAGCAGGAGAAGACCTTAATGAGCCTAAATTTTGTTGCTGGAAAGGCAACGGATCCTGAGCAGTACTTAGCATTACAGATCCTCGAATATCTGCTATTAGAAATGGAGTCCTCTCCCCTAAAGCGGGCATTGATTCAGGCGGATCTTGGTAAGGACGTATTTGGCTCGGTGGATACTAGTATTCTTCAACCAGTATTGAGCATTGTGCTGAAGAATACTGAAGAGGAGCGAGCAGAACAGTTTCAGGATGTGGTCTTTACAACACTCCGTCAATTAGTGAAGAACGGAATTGACCAACGCTTAATCGAAGCTGCGCTCAATCCCTTTGAGTTTCAGCTACGAGAAGCCGATTTTAAACAGTATCCGAAGGGTCTTGTTTATAGCTTACAGGTATTAGATAGCTGGTTGTATGGTGGCGATCCCCTTGCTCATTTAGCCTATGAGCCTACATTGAAGAAACTTAAGGATGGACTTGGTTATCGTTATTTCGAACAACTGATCGAACGTGTTTTTCTACAAAATTCTCATCATTCACTCCTCATCGTCCGTCCCAAAAAAGGATTAGGCGAGGCTCGGAATCAAGAGCTTCGAGCTGAGCTGGCCAAGCGTAAAGCAGCCATGAGCCAAGAGGAGATTACACGGCTTATCGCTGAAACGAAAAAGCTCCAGGAACGTCAGCAGACTCCCGATGACCCAGAGGCATTGGCCAAAATTCCAATGGTGGAATTGAAGGATGTCAAACGAGAAGTGGAAGCACTCGCTGTACATGAACTGAAATGGCAAGGTAATCAGGTGCTTTATCACTCTGATATGACCAACTCCATTCTCTATCTTAATTTTTACTTCCGTTGTGATCAGATCTCCGCTGAAGCCATTCCTTATCTGGGCTTGCTTACACAGGTATTTGGTAAGATGGCTACTGAGCGCTACTCGGTGGAGGAGCTCTCTACAGAAACCAATCTTCAAACGGGCCGTTTAGATTTTAATGTCCAAACCTTTGGACAAAGTGGTGATGCCACCCAATTTACGCCCTATTTTGTCATCAAGACCAGTGTTCTCAAGGAGAAGCTCCCACGTTTGCTTGAGCTGCTTGATCAGATTCTTCTCCATACGAAAATGAGTGACGAACGAAGATTACAAGAGATCATTCGTGAAACCAAGTCCCGGATTGAGATGCGCATCTTCGACCAAGGGCACCGTGTGGTCTTGGGACGTTTACTCTCGTACTATTCTCCACTTGGGGCATACCAAGAGAAAGTGAAAGGGATCGAATTTTATCGTTTCTTGCTCAAGCTTGAACGAGAGTTCTCCAATCATGCAAAAGAGCTGACGCAACAGCTGGCTCAAGTGGCAGAACAGTTGATCAATCGCAATCAACTGCTGATCCAACTTACCTGTGAGGAGCAGAATCTTCAGGAGGTTGAATCCTTGGTAAGTCAATTTACAGCAGGTATTCATGCTACACCCGTAACAGTACAACAAAATGTTGCGCTCGCAGATGTGAAGAATGAAGGGATCATGACAGCAGGAGATGTTCAATATGTTGCCAAGGGCTTTAATTTCTTAAAGGCGGGTTATTCATATCAAGGACAACTCCTGGTATTACGATCCATCATGTCTACGGATTATCTTTGGAGTCGGGTACGGGTACAGGGTGGTGCATATGGTGCTTTCCTCCATCTTGACCGCCATGGTAATTTTGGCTTTGCTTCCTATCGCGATCCTAATCTTTCCCGTACGCTGAAGGTGTATGATGAAGCAGCTGCATATTTACGGGATTTCCGTATTGAAGATCGGGAGATGACGAAACTGATCCTAGGAACAATTAGTCGCTTAGACACCCCACTAACCCCCTCACTTAAAGGTGATGAAATCATGGATCGCTACTTACGAGGGATCAGCTTGGAGGAATTACAACAGGAGCGGGAACAGGTTCTCAATACAACGCAAGAGGAGATTCGTAACCTAGCGCCCCTTGTGGAAAAGGTCTTAGCTGATGCGCCATACTGTGTCTTAGGAAATCGTGAAACAATTGAAGAAGAAGGGGAACTATTCCAACAAACCTTCCAACTATTTGCTTAA
- a CDS encoding YitT family protein: MSKLAIIIPSSVLLAASYNMFLLPNKLLSSGLAGIAMIIGLLTPINTGLLIFLFNVPLFIMGYRHLGRRFVTYSVISVAVTSLSMYYIPLYAIAPNDPLLSAVFGGVTNGIAIGLILRASGSTGGFDIIGLLLTQKKDYPLGTLMFAMNAVVVLLAAFFFDRTLALYTLISIYVVGRVVDTIHTRHIKLTLMIITSKGDEMKNKLLSRMYRGITIFDGEGAYTHEKRKILYTVISRYELVEVKKMIRSVDPKAFVNITETVEVMGAFHRDVI, from the coding sequence CTGTCAAAATTAGCTATCATCATTCCTAGCAGCGTCTTACTCGCTGCTTCTTATAACATGTTCCTGTTACCCAATAAATTATTGAGTTCAGGTCTTGCTGGGATCGCCATGATCATCGGGTTACTTACCCCCATCAATACAGGACTACTGATCTTCCTCTTTAATGTTCCACTCTTTATCATGGGATATCGTCATTTAGGCAGGCGTTTCGTTACGTATAGTGTCATTTCTGTAGCTGTGACATCGCTTAGTATGTATTACATACCGTTATATGCCATTGCACCTAATGATCCACTACTCTCTGCTGTTTTTGGGGGAGTAACCAATGGGATCGCGATCGGTCTCATTCTACGTGCCTCCGGGTCGACAGGTGGGTTTGATATTATCGGCTTATTATTGACACAAAAAAAGGATTACCCCTTAGGTACGCTAATGTTTGCCATGAACGCTGTGGTGGTTCTTCTTGCAGCATTCTTCTTTGATCGAACCTTAGCTCTCTATACCTTGATCTCCATCTATGTGGTTGGACGTGTAGTTGATACGATCCATACTCGTCATATTAAGCTAACCCTTATGATCATTACCAGCAAGGGTGATGAAATGAAGAATAAACTGCTTTCCCGGATGTATCGAGGGATTACCATCTTTGATGGTGAAGGGGCTTATACCCATGAGAAACGGAAGATTCTCTATACGGTTATCTCACGTTATGAATTAGTGGAAGTGAAGAAAATGATCCGTTCTGTGGATCCGAAAGCCTTCGTCAATATAACCGAGACGGTGGAGGTGATGGGAGCTTTCCATCGTGATGTTATCTAA